A genome region from Streptomyces antimycoticus includes the following:
- a CDS encoding SigE family RNA polymerase sigma factor, which translates to MHTGPQPNPHTADPQAEFRDFFERHHAELARLAHLLLGSSDGADDLAADALVAVWHQWDRVRVADHPAAYARGVVANLARSRIRSLVRERRRVALFSSQRSDHVDDPDVSAVVDVQAALVRLPFRKRACVVLRHAFDLSERETARTLGISVGTVKSQTSRGIAELERLLGPPDGEGELPGATEAEQTVRTLRSGNTGHTGHTGPARHSGHMGHAGHAGGGS; encoded by the coding sequence GTGCACACCGGCCCACAGCCCAACCCGCACACCGCCGACCCACAGGCCGAATTCCGGGACTTCTTCGAGCGGCACCACGCCGAACTGGCCCGCCTCGCCCATCTGTTGCTCGGCAGCTCCGACGGGGCGGACGACCTGGCGGCCGACGCGCTGGTGGCGGTCTGGCACCAGTGGGACCGGGTGCGGGTCGCCGACCATCCGGCCGCGTACGCCCGGGGCGTGGTCGCCAACCTGGCCCGCTCCCGGATCCGCAGTCTGGTGCGTGAGCGGCGGCGGGTGGCGCTCTTCTCCTCGCAGCGCTCCGACCACGTGGACGACCCGGATGTGTCCGCCGTGGTGGATGTGCAGGCCGCGCTGGTCCGGCTGCCGTTCCGCAAGCGCGCATGCGTCGTGCTGCGGCACGCCTTCGACCTCTCCGAGCGGGAGACGGCCCGTACGCTGGGCATTTCGGTGGGCACGGTCAAGAGTCAGACCTCCCGCGGAATCGCCGAGCTGGAGCGGCTGCTCGGCCCTCCGGACGGCGAGGGCGAGCTGCCCGGGGCGACGGAGGCCGAGCAGACGGTACGCACGCTCCGCTCTGGGAACACAGGCCACACGGGCCACACTGGGCCCGCTCGCCACTCGGGTCACATGGGCCACGCCGGGCATGCAGGAGGGGGCAGTTGA
- the thpD gene encoding ectoine hydroxylase has protein sequence MTAVTDLYPTRGAMEVATPRVDPVVWSDPGAPGPLQPSELSDFDRDGFLAIDELITPDEVAVYRAELDRLVADPDVRADERSIIEPKSQDVRSVFEVHRISEVFANLVRDPRVVGRARQILGSDVYVHQSRINVKPGFGASGFYWHSDFETWHAEDGLPNMRTVSVSIALTENYDTNGGLMIMPGSHRTFLGCSGETPKDNYKKSLQMQDAGTPSDEALTGFADKHGIKLFTGKAGSATWFDCNCMHGSGDNITPYSRSNVFIVFNSVENTAVEPFAAPVPRPEFIGARDFTPVR, from the coding sequence ATGACCGCGGTCACTGACCTGTACCCGACCCGTGGGGCCATGGAGGTCGCTACGCCGCGCGTGGACCCCGTGGTGTGGTCCGACCCCGGCGCCCCCGGGCCGCTGCAACCGTCCGAGCTGAGCGATTTCGATCGCGACGGCTTCCTGGCAATTGACGAGCTGATCACTCCGGACGAGGTCGCGGTCTACCGCGCCGAGCTGGACCGGCTGGTCGCCGACCCGGACGTGCGCGCCGACGAACGCTCGATCATCGAGCCGAAGTCGCAGGACGTACGGTCGGTGTTCGAGGTGCACCGGATCAGCGAGGTCTTCGCGAACCTGGTGCGCGACCCGCGTGTGGTGGGCCGCGCTCGTCAGATCCTCGGCTCGGACGTCTACGTCCACCAGAGCCGGATCAACGTCAAACCGGGTTTCGGCGCCTCGGGCTTCTACTGGCACTCGGACTTCGAGACCTGGCACGCCGAGGACGGACTGCCGAACATGCGGACCGTGTCGGTCTCGATCGCGCTGACCGAGAACTACGACACCAACGGCGGCCTCATGATCATGCCGGGGTCGCACCGTACGTTCCTCGGCTGCTCGGGCGAGACACCGAAGGACAACTACAAGAAGTCGCTGCAGATGCAGGACGCGGGCACCCCGTCCGACGAGGCGCTCACCGGTTTCGCCGACAAGCACGGCATCAAGCTGTTCACCGGCAAGGCCGGTTCGGCGACGTGGTTCGACTGCAACTGCATGCACGGCTCGGGCGACAACATCACGCCCTACTCGCGCAGCAACGTCTTCATCGTGTTCAACAGCGTGGAGAACACCGCGGTGGAGCCGTTCGCGGCACCGGTCCCCCGGCCGGAGTTCATCGGGGCCAGGGACTTCACGCCCGTACGGTGA
- the ectA gene encoding diaminobutyrate acetyltransferase: MTAAQADLVRSELDLPEGLTLDTPRVEDGAAIWRIARDSKTLDLNSSYSYLLWCRDFAATSVVARDADGGPVGFITGYIRPERPETLVVWQVAVDHAWRGRKLAATLLDGLVARVATAGVRGIETTITPDNTASNRLFTSFAERHEAPLEREVLFHGGLFPDGGHEPEVLYRIGPLGPRSDRT; the protein is encoded by the coding sequence ATGACCGCCGCACAAGCAGACCTAGTCCGTAGCGAATTGGATTTGCCGGAGGGCCTCACCCTCGACACACCGCGCGTCGAGGATGGAGCCGCGATCTGGCGAATCGCCCGCGACTCCAAAACCCTGGACCTCAACTCCTCCTACAGCTACCTTCTGTGGTGCCGCGACTTCGCCGCCACATCCGTAGTGGCGCGCGACGCCGACGGCGGACCGGTCGGCTTCATCACCGGCTACATCCGTCCCGAGCGCCCAGAGACCCTCGTCGTCTGGCAGGTCGCCGTCGACCACGCCTGGCGTGGCCGCAAGCTGGCCGCCACCCTGCTGGACGGGCTGGTCGCCCGGGTCGCCACGGCGGGCGTCCGCGGCATCGAGACGACGATCACCCCTGACAACACCGCCTCGAACCGGCTGTTCACCTCATTCGCCGAGCGGCATGAAGCACCGCTCGAGCGTGAGGTGCTCTTCCACGGCGGTCTCTTCCCCGATGGTGGGCACGAGCCCGAGGTGCTCTACCGCATCGGCCCGCTCGGGCCGCGCTCGGACCGGACCTGA
- the ectB gene encoding diaminobutyrate--2-oxoglutarate transaminase — translation MTITPPALSVFEALESEVRSYCRGWPAVFDRAQGSHMFDEDGHTYLDFFAGAGSLNYGHNNPVLKRALIDYIERDGVTHGLDMSTTAKRAFLESFQNNILRPRDLPYKVMFPGPTGTNAVEAALKLARKVKGRESIVSFTNAFHGMSLGSLAVTGNAFKRAGAGIPLVHGTPMPFDNYFDGTIPDFLWFERLLEDQGSGLNQPAAVIVETVQGEGGINVARPEWLRALAELCERQDMLLIVDDIQMGCGRTGAFFSFEESGITPDIVTVSKSISGYGMPMSLALFKPELDVWEPGEHNGTFRGNNPAFVTAAATLDTYWADSQMEKQTLARGEQVEQALRAICEEQSGTHFRGRGLVWGLEFEDKPRASAVCRRAFELGLLVETSGPESEVVKLLPALTISPDDLDEGLRTLARAVRETA, via the coding sequence GTGACCATCACCCCGCCCGCCCTGAGCGTCTTCGAGGCCCTGGAGTCGGAGGTGCGCAGCTACTGCCGTGGCTGGCCCGCCGTCTTCGACCGTGCGCAGGGCAGCCACATGTTCGACGAGGACGGCCACACCTACCTCGACTTCTTCGCCGGAGCCGGGTCGCTCAACTACGGCCACAACAACCCGGTACTGAAACGGGCGCTGATCGACTACATCGAGCGTGACGGCGTCACCCACGGCCTGGACATGTCCACCACGGCCAAGCGCGCGTTCCTCGAGTCGTTCCAGAACAACATCCTGCGCCCGCGCGATCTGCCCTACAAGGTCATGTTCCCGGGCCCGACCGGCACCAACGCCGTCGAGGCCGCGCTGAAGCTGGCCCGTAAGGTCAAGGGCCGCGAGTCCATCGTCTCCTTCACCAATGCCTTCCACGGCATGTCGCTGGGCTCGCTGGCCGTGACCGGCAACGCCTTCAAGCGCGCCGGCGCGGGCATCCCGCTGGTCCACGGCACCCCGATGCCGTTCGACAACTACTTCGACGGCACGATCCCGGACTTCCTGTGGTTCGAGCGGCTGCTGGAGGACCAGGGTTCCGGCCTCAACCAGCCCGCCGCCGTGATCGTCGAGACCGTGCAGGGCGAGGGCGGTATCAACGTGGCCCGGCCCGAGTGGCTGCGCGCCCTGGCCGAGCTGTGCGAGCGCCAGGACATGCTGCTGATCGTCGACGACATCCAGATGGGCTGCGGCCGCACCGGCGCCTTCTTCTCCTTCGAGGAGTCGGGCATCACCCCGGACATCGTGACCGTGTCGAAGTCCATCAGCGGCTACGGCATGCCGATGTCGCTCGCGCTCTTCAAGCCCGAGCTGGACGTCTGGGAGCCCGGCGAGCACAACGGCACCTTCCGCGGCAACAACCCCGCCTTCGTCACCGCCGCCGCGACCCTGGACACCTACTGGGCCGACAGCCAGATGGAGAAGCAGACCCTGGCCCGCGGCGAGCAGGTCGAGCAGGCCCTGCGCGCCATCTGCGAGGAGCAGTCCGGCACCCACTTCCGCGGCCGCGGCCTGGTGTGGGGTCTGGAGTTCGAGGACAAGCCGCGCGCCTCGGCGGTCTGCCGCCGCGCCTTCGAGCTGGGGCTGCTGGTGGAGACGTCCGGCCCCGAGAGCGAGGTCGTCAAGCTGCTGCCCGCGCTGACCATCTCCCCCGATGACCTGGACGAGGGGCTGCGGACCCTCGCCCGCGCGGTCCGCGAGACCGCATGA
- a CDS encoding ectoine synthase has protein sequence MIVRSFKDIEDTERHVKAKTGTWESKRIVLAREGVGFSLHETILYAGTETSMWYANHIEAVLCVEGEAELTNDETGEKHWITPGTMYLLNGHEKHTIRPKTDFRCVCVFNPPITGREDHDENGVYPLITETEEA, from the coding sequence GTGATCGTCCGATCCTTCAAGGACATCGAGGACACCGAGAGGCATGTGAAGGCCAAGACCGGCACCTGGGAGAGCAAGCGCATTGTGCTCGCCCGTGAAGGCGTCGGCTTCTCGCTGCACGAGACCATCCTCTACGCGGGCACCGAGACCTCGATGTGGTACGCCAACCACATCGAGGCGGTGCTGTGCGTCGAGGGTGAGGCCGAGCTCACCAACGACGAGACCGGTGAGAAGCACTGGATCACGCCCGGCACCATGTACCTGCTGAACGGGCATGAGAAGCACACGATACGCCCCAAAACGGACTTCCGGTGCGTCTGTGTATTCAACCCGCCGATCACGGGACGGGAGGACCATGATGAGAACGGCGTATACCCGCTGATCACCGAGACCGAGGAGGCATGA